One window of Bacillus sp. THAF10 genomic DNA carries:
- the opp1C gene encoding nickel/cobalt ABC transporter permease, protein MRIWKNLSKDKIGTISLLIIVVTIIVGIFAPLFAPSDPNEVKMSLRYASPSWEYLLGNDHLGRCILSRIIYGIRPSVLWVLVVLLISVLIGAILGFFAGYFRGKVDAVIMRMCDTMLSFPGYVMALAIIGVLGVGLENILLAFALIKWAWFARVIRTSVMQYAELDYVKFSKASGISDMKIIYNHIVPVTFSDIAVISSGSIGSMILQISGFSFLGLGIQAPNAEWGMMLNEAREVMFTRPELMLAPGLAIIIVVSAFNFLSDSLQVALDPKLASSKNKHKDNFPLSKTRVQEKEVAN, encoded by the coding sequence GTTGTCACAATTATCGTTGGAATCTTCGCGCCATTATTTGCCCCATCTGATCCTAATGAAGTCAAGATGAGTCTTCGATATGCTTCTCCTTCGTGGGAATACTTATTAGGTAATGATCATCTTGGTAGATGTATTTTATCCAGAATCATCTATGGAATTCGACCAAGTGTATTATGGGTATTAGTTGTTCTTTTAATCTCTGTTCTCATAGGAGCTATCTTAGGGTTTTTTGCTGGCTATTTTCGAGGGAAAGTAGATGCGGTCATCATGAGAATGTGTGATACGATGCTATCTTTTCCAGGATACGTTATGGCGCTAGCGATTATTGGGGTTTTAGGTGTTGGTCTTGAAAACATTCTCCTTGCATTTGCCTTGATAAAATGGGCATGGTTTGCTCGAGTAATCAGGACTTCTGTCATGCAGTATGCTGAATTAGATTATGTGAAGTTCTCAAAAGCATCAGGTATTAGTGATATGAAAATAATTTATAATCACATTGTTCCCGTCACCTTTTCTGATATTGCAGTCATTTCTAGCGGCTCTATTGGATCGATGATATTGCAAATTTCAGGGTTTTCATTTTTAGGCTTAGGAATTCAAGCCCCAAATGCTGAATGGGGGATGATGTTAAATGAAGCAAGGGAAGTAATGTTTACAAGACCAGAGTTAATGTTAGCTCCCGGCTTAGCCATTATTATCGTGGTATCAGCATTCAACTTTTTATCGGATTCGCTTCAAGTTGCTCTAGATCCTAAACTTGCAAGCTCTAAAAACAAGCATAAGGATAATTTCCCACTTTCGAAAACAAGGGTGCAAGAAAAAGAGGTGGCCAATTAG